A single region of the Polyangiaceae bacterium genome encodes:
- a CDS encoding bile acid:sodium symporter family protein, whose translation MLWRDLEPVLVPAQLVFAMLGMGATMTLGDFRGIVKDPRGLGIGLVLQVVCVPLIALAFIHGLGLEKGWAVGLLLVSVVPGGAFSNLLTFLSKGNVALSISITTLTTLGCILTVPLALRFAAGTFLPSDFAFPVARIVREIFGYLLAPLALGMVVRRVAPGRAARFSTWCIRASLALILAISVGSVGSGRIRVIAYGWQPPLVIFLFGVALALLIPQLSRMLGRYDEDTVAIGLEVTVRNVGLGLLLVHFFFPGQEAQGHVLYSGLFYAGVSPFFALPLLFLHRLGRGAVPFRKPHPRPQPASSSASSA comes from the coding sequence GTGCTCTGGCGTGACCTCGAGCCCGTGCTCGTTCCCGCTCAGCTCGTGTTCGCGATGCTGGGCATGGGCGCGACCATGACCCTCGGGGACTTCCGCGGCATCGTGAAGGATCCGCGCGGGCTCGGCATCGGCCTGGTGCTGCAGGTGGTCTGCGTTCCGCTCATCGCCCTGGCCTTCATTCACGGGTTGGGGCTCGAGAAGGGCTGGGCCGTGGGGCTCTTGCTGGTGAGCGTGGTGCCCGGCGGCGCGTTCTCGAACCTGCTCACGTTCCTGAGCAAGGGGAACGTCGCCCTGAGCATCTCCATCACCACGCTCACCACGCTGGGGTGCATCTTGACCGTACCGCTCGCGCTGCGGTTCGCGGCGGGCACCTTCCTACCGTCGGACTTCGCCTTCCCCGTCGCGCGCATCGTGCGGGAGATCTTCGGCTACCTCTTGGCACCGCTGGCCCTGGGCATGGTGGTTCGCCGAGTGGCGCCGGGGCGCGCCGCTCGTTTCTCCACGTGGTGCATACGCGCGAGCCTGGCGCTGATCTTGGCCATCAGCGTGGGCTCCGTCGGCAGCGGCCGCATCCGTGTGATCGCCTACGGCTGGCAGCCTCCGCTGGTGATCTTCCTCTTCGGCGTCGCGCTCGCGCTGCTCATCCCTCAGCTCAGCCGAATGCTCGGCCGTTACGACGAAGACACCGTCGCCATCGGCCTCGAGGTCACCGTGCGCAACGTGGGCCTCGGACTCTTGCTGGTGCACTTCTTCTTCCCAGGCCAGGAAGCGCAGGGCCACGTGCTCTATTCCGGGCTGTTCTACGCCGGCGTGTCGCCGTTCTTCGCGCTGCCGCTGCTGTTCTTACATCGCCTCGGCCGGGGTGCGGTGCCCTTTCGCAAGCCGCACCCCCGCCCTCAACCCGCGTCGAGCTCGGCGAGCAGCGCCTGA